CCGCTTATTGCTTATGTTGTTATCTATATAGACCAGATGTGGGCGAACAATCTGGTGTGATAGTTTCATTAAGGAAGGATTcacaaattggaaaaaaaatgatagaTTTGATGTTCATGTTGGTGGTCCTAATAGCGCACACAATCTGAGTTGGAGTAAATATCAAAGTTTATTAAATCAAAATCAGCACATCGAAGTGACATTTTTTAAGCAATCAGAGAAAAAAATTTAGTATTATTTTTGCTCCCACTAAGATTTCTTTCTAGCTCCGCCCCTGCTTTAAGAGCATATAAACCAATGGATACACAATATCTCTCTTAGTCTCTACCAACCTTTGAGCTAGATCAgagattttccttaaatcaagAAATTCTTTAGCTGATTTCAAGTCATTAATATAAGTATCCAATTCAATGTCAAGTGCAAGAATATCCAACTTAGAAAATTCACAAGGATAATGTTCTGCAAGACGAATCAACTTTTTCTTATCAAATGCTGCAAAGGAATCACTTGGATTCTTTGCTCCACCAAACCATCATTTTCAATTATCAAAAGAACATTTATTACAGAATCATACATAAGAACCAACTTTAACAACGACCAAAATGTGAACTCCAACGTGTATCACAAGCTCTTTGAAGGCTAGTTTCTTGATTTAAACCCCAACCACTCTCAAGGTCTCCAGTCATTAGATCATCAACGACTTTCTTAGGTGTTGTTCTCTAAGAATTTCTTGTCTTTTAGATGAACCTTCAAGAACATGCACTAAGGTAGACAATGTATTATACATAGAAGAGACTTGAACATGTTCTTTTGCAACCCCTACAAGTGACAATTGCAGCTGATGTGCAAAACAATAAATATAATATGCAGAACCATTTTCCTTCATGatcaaagtttttaaaccaTTATATTCACCTCACATGTTACTAGCACCATCATAACCTTGACCACGGATTTGTGATATGCTCAAACCATGCTTTGAAGATAAAACATCAATTGCTTTCTTAAGTGAAAGAGCAGTAGTATCTCTTACATGTAGAATGCCAAGAAAACGCTCAATCACATACCCATGTGAATCCACATAACGTATAACAACTACTAATTGCTCCTTTGTTGATGCATCACGAGATTCGTCACATAAAATAGCAAACAGTCCATGTCCAATGTCATTTACAATAATGCTTGTAGTCTCACTTGCCAAAGCATTTGAAATATCCTTTTGAATATCTGGAGCAATGGCTTTGAGATTTTTAGGAGCATTTTCAAGAACAACCTTTTTTATGTCATCATTATGACCCGCAAGGAAGCgtaaaagttcaagaaaatttccTTGATTCTCAGAGATATCAGATTCATCATGACCACGAAAAGCCAAACCTTGGTGTATGAGAAATCTAGCACAATTTATTGAGACTAATAAACGAGTTCGATACTCAACCTTCATTTTCTCTGATTGCTTAAAAAATGCCACTTCGATGTGTTGATTTTGATTTAATAAACTTTGACATTTACTCCAACTCAGATTGTGTGCGCTATTAGGACCACCAACATGAACATCAAAtctatcattttttttccaatttgtgAATCCTTCCTTAATGAAACTATCACCACCAGATTATTCGCTCACATCTGGTCTATATA
This sequence is a window from Coffea eugenioides isolate CCC68of chromosome 7, Ceug_1.0, whole genome shotgun sequence. Protein-coding genes within it:
- the LOC113776733 gene encoding zinc finger MYM-type protein 1-like, whose amino-acid sequence is MKVEYRTRLLVSINCARFLIHQGLAFRGHDESDISENQGNFLELLRFLAGHNDDIKKVVLENAPKNLKAIAPDIQKDISNALASETTSIIVNDIGHGLFAILCDESRDASTKEQLVVVIRYVDSHGYVIERFLGILHVRDTTALSLKKAIDVLSSKHGLSISQIRGQGYDGASNM